One genomic region from Pseudoduganella dura encodes:
- a CDS encoding TetR/AcrR family transcriptional regulator produces the protein MSDTDDTIIGTPIGTHVGTQTRPARLTREQSRARTRERLLVSAAVVFTREGYAGASIDRIAEEAGYSKGAMYSNFASKDELFFAMFDFYALGQAEELCRRLDAAPDADAIIATACAWADGLLHEPDLRLLVVDMARLARADPTVAARHTKMFDDEWHQVGSRLVRIFPPGGSPVPVLQLGALVMDIAYGNATQLHAGLTAGDLIGMALRALRDAYGRK, from the coding sequence ATGAGCGACACGGACGACACCATCATCGGCACCCCTATCGGCACGCACGTCGGCACGCAAACGCGGCCAGCCCGGCTCACGCGCGAACAAAGCCGCGCGCGAACGCGCGAACGCCTGCTCGTCTCGGCCGCGGTGGTCTTCACGCGCGAGGGCTATGCGGGCGCGTCGATCGACCGTATCGCCGAAGAGGCGGGCTATTCGAAAGGCGCGATGTATTCTAACTTCGCGTCGAAGGATGAGCTGTTCTTTGCCATGTTCGACTTCTACGCACTGGGCCAGGCCGAAGAACTGTGCCGCCGGCTCGACGCGGCACCGGATGCGGACGCGATCATCGCCACCGCCTGCGCGTGGGCCGACGGCCTGCTGCACGAGCCGGACCTGCGCCTGCTGGTGGTGGACATGGCCCGGCTGGCGCGCGCCGATCCCACGGTGGCCGCGCGGCACACGAAGATGTTCGACGACGAATGGCACCAGGTTGGCTCGCGGCTCGTCAGGATCTTCCCGCCGGGGGGCTCCCCGGTGCCGGTGCTGCAGCTCGGCGCGCTGGTGATGGATATCGCCTACGGCAACGCGACGCAGCTGCATGCCGGACTGACCGCGGGCGACCTGATCGGCATGGCGCTGCGCGCGCTGCGCGATGCCTACGGGCGGAAATGA
- a CDS encoding GntR family transcriptional regulator, which translates to MKIPMTMLDLAGPFELDKSQGAAQQVYEHLRTAIVTLAFKPGMILDRNELARCFGVSVTPVRDALLKLEEEGLVDIFPQHGTRVSAVDLDSARHAHFLRLALELEIARALARRRDDSLARGLQALVARQRDCLAKGDMEAFIQADQAFHQRMFGAAGAQDLWRLMRGNSGNMDRLRRLHMQLNGKAESVLAEHAELAAAIGSGDAERAEECVRRHLSGTLSRLIALREQYPEYLAN; encoded by the coding sequence ATGAAAATCCCGATGACGATGCTCGACCTTGCCGGACCATTCGAACTGGACAAGTCGCAGGGCGCCGCCCAGCAGGTCTACGAACACTTGAGGACGGCCATCGTCACGCTGGCGTTCAAGCCGGGCATGATCCTCGACCGCAACGAACTGGCAAGGTGCTTCGGCGTTTCCGTCACGCCGGTGCGCGATGCGCTGCTGAAACTGGAAGAAGAGGGCCTGGTCGACATCTTCCCGCAGCATGGCACCCGGGTCAGCGCGGTCGACCTCGACTCGGCCCGGCATGCGCACTTCCTGCGACTTGCGCTGGAACTGGAAATCGCCCGTGCGCTGGCGCGGCGGCGAGACGACAGCCTGGCCCGGGGGCTGCAGGCCCTGGTGGCCAGGCAGCGCGACTGCCTGGCGAAGGGCGACATGGAAGCATTCATCCAGGCCGACCAGGCATTCCACCAGCGCATGTTCGGCGCGGCAGGCGCGCAAGACCTGTGGCGCCTCATGCGCGGCAACAGCGGCAACATGGACCGGCTGCGGCGGCTGCACATGCAACTGAACGGCAAGGCCGAATCGGTGCTGGCCGAGCACGCCGAGCTCGCCGCCGCCATCGGCAGCGGCGATGCGGAACGGGCCGAGGAATGTGTGCGGCGGCACCTGAGCGGTACCTTGTCGCGGCTGATCGCGCTGCGCGAACAATACCCCGAATACCTGGCGAACTGA
- a CDS encoding GntR family transcriptional regulator — MIPGLPSTSFRLDRMRNASAQVFDHLRELIVTLALEPGTQLHRAELADYFALSSTPLRDALSRLGDEGLVDIVPQQTTTVSRIDVNAARQAHLLRLSLELEVVNLLAQAGDRLPDVAPALQQLVAQQGLASRHRDDAAFDSAGTAFHRQLFALAKVERLWDLLRRQSGNLERLQRLGPPVAAARVLADHASIAGAIAGGDGRLAMACMRRCLGDMLPDVERIAERYPDYLAAHAGTEG, encoded by the coding sequence ATGATCCCCGGCCTGCCCTCCACCAGCTTCCGTCTCGACCGCATGCGCAACGCATCGGCCCAGGTGTTCGACCACCTGCGCGAGCTGATCGTCACGCTGGCGCTGGAACCGGGCACGCAGCTGCATCGCGCCGAACTGGCCGACTACTTCGCGCTGTCGTCCACGCCGCTGCGCGATGCGCTGTCGCGGCTGGGAGACGAAGGCCTCGTCGACATCGTGCCGCAGCAGACCACGACCGTCAGCCGCATCGACGTGAACGCGGCGCGGCAGGCGCATCTGCTGCGCCTGTCGCTCGAGCTGGAAGTGGTGAACCTGCTGGCGCAGGCCGGAGACCGGCTGCCGGACGTTGCGCCGGCCTTGCAGCAGCTGGTCGCGCAACAGGGCCTGGCCAGCCGCCACCGCGACGATGCGGCATTCGACAGCGCCGGCACCGCGTTCCATCGCCAGCTGTTCGCGCTTGCCAAGGTCGAGCGCCTGTGGGACCTGCTGCGGCGGCAAAGCGGCAACCTGGAACGGTTGCAGCGGCTGGGGCCGCCCGTCGCCGCGGCACGGGTACTGGCCGATCATGCCAGCATCGCCGGCGCGATCGCCGGCGGCGACGGCAGGCTGGCGATGGCATGCATGCGGCGCTGCCTGGGCGATATGCTGCCGGACGTGGAGCGCATCGCTGAACGGTACCCGGACTATCTGGCCGCGCACGCCGGCACGGAAGGTTGA
- a CDS encoding acyl-CoA dehydrogenase yields MTSKHKAAFHWDDPLLLNQQLTDEERMVRDSASAYCQERLLPRVLEAFRNEKTDIEIFREMGELGLLGPTIPEAYGGAGLNYVSYGVVAREVERVDSGYRSMMSVQSSLVMVPIFEFGNEETKQKYLPKLATGESIGCFGLTEPNHGSDPGSMITRAKKVDGGYRLTGSKMWITNSPIADVFVVWAKDDEGAIRGFVLEKGWRGLSAPAIHGKVGLRASITGEIVMDEVFCPEENAFPEVRGLKGPFTCLNSARYGIAWGALGAAEDCWHRARQYVLDRKQFGKPLAANQLVQKKLADMQTEITLGLQGCLRLGRMKDEGSAAVEITSIMKRNSCGKALDIARVARDMMGGNGISDEFGVARHLVNLEVVNTYEGTHDIHALILGRAMTGIAAF; encoded by the coding sequence ATGACTTCCAAGCACAAAGCCGCCTTCCACTGGGACGATCCGCTGTTGCTGAACCAGCAGCTCACCGACGAGGAACGCATGGTGCGCGATTCGGCCAGCGCCTATTGCCAGGAGCGCCTGCTGCCGCGCGTGCTGGAAGCCTTCCGCAACGAAAAGACCGACATCGAGATCTTCCGCGAGATGGGCGAACTGGGCCTGCTGGGCCCGACGATCCCCGAAGCCTACGGCGGCGCGGGCCTGAACTACGTGAGCTACGGCGTGGTGGCGCGCGAAGTGGAGCGGGTCGATTCCGGCTACCGCTCGATGATGAGCGTGCAGTCATCGCTGGTGATGGTGCCCATCTTCGAATTCGGCAACGAGGAAACGAAGCAGAAATACCTGCCGAAGCTGGCCACAGGCGAATCGATCGGCTGCTTCGGCCTGACGGAGCCGAACCACGGTTCCGACCCCGGCAGCATGATCACCCGCGCGAAGAAGGTCGATGGCGGCTACCGGCTTACCGGCAGCAAGATGTGGATCACCAACAGCCCGATCGCGGACGTGTTCGTGGTCTGGGCCAAGGATGACGAAGGCGCGATCCGCGGCTTCGTGCTGGAAAAGGGCTGGCGGGGCCTGTCCGCGCCGGCGATCCACGGCAAGGTGGGTTTGCGCGCATCCATCACCGGCGAGATCGTGATGGACGAGGTGTTCTGCCCCGAGGAAAACGCGTTCCCGGAAGTGCGCGGCCTGAAAGGCCCCTTCACGTGCCTGAACAGCGCCCGCTACGGCATCGCCTGGGGCGCGCTGGGCGCGGCCGAGGACTGCTGGCACCGCGCACGCCAGTATGTGCTGGACCGCAAGCAGTTCGGCAAGCCGCTCGCGGCGAACCAGCTGGTGCAGAAGAAGCTGGCCGACATGCAGACCGAGATCACGCTGGGCCTGCAGGGCTGCCTGCGGCTGGGCCGCATGAAGGACGAAGGCAGCGCCGCCGTCGAGATCACGTCGATCATGAAGCGCAATTCCTGCGGCAAGGCGCTGGACATCGCCCGCGTGGCACGCGACATGATGGGTGGAAACGGCATCAGCGACGAATTCGGCGTGGCGCGCCACCTCGTCAACCTGGAAGTGGTCAATACCTACGAAGGCACGCACGACATCCACGCGCTGATCCTCGGCCGCGCGATGACGGGCATCGCCGCGTTCTGA
- a CDS encoding MFS transporter: protein MTAQQSPQPVVVVPAPSQAPPAAPAVHPFGPRLLTGVIGVFVAAMMSGLNSRIGSLALGDIRAVYGMGVDDGSWIASLYGAFELAAMPFSAWFAITFSFRRYHMAVVAAFTLLGLVTPLAPDAATLLVLRCLQGFSGGLLIPVLMAAALRFFPAPVRLYGLALYAMTATFAPNVATWLSAAWTDGVMDWRLLFWQTVPMALFSLAAVGWGIPQDPVRLERFRQIDLPGLVTGVAGLVMVGIGLSQGERLDWFNSTLVCWLFGGGGALLAIFLICEWFHPMPFIKLQLLHRRNLGLGFTVFVGMLVVLLSGSLLPADYLGHAWHFRTPQMAVIGLQVGLPQFVLGPAVSWLLYKKWVDARHVFAIGLVLIAAACWAGSRITPEWMTAEFALAQALHAFGQPMAVIALLFLATSVVQPMEGPQVSGIVNTLRAFGTMFGGALVGRLLAVREATHANVLLDGAANMRRSAGAVPPDALADVADRVSHQAFVLSIADGYLALGMLALALVPLVLSLQYIAAPVLPSAPSSKVPPTPAPIK, encoded by the coding sequence ATGACGGCACAACAATCCCCGCAACCGGTTGTGGTGGTGCCCGCGCCGTCGCAGGCACCGCCGGCCGCGCCGGCGGTCCACCCGTTCGGCCCGCGCCTGTTGACCGGCGTGATCGGCGTGTTCGTCGCGGCGATGATGTCGGGCCTGAACAGCCGCATCGGCAGCCTGGCGCTGGGCGATATCCGCGCCGTCTACGGCATGGGGGTCGACGACGGCAGCTGGATCGCCAGCCTGTACGGTGCGTTCGAGCTGGCCGCGATGCCGTTCTCGGCCTGGTTCGCCATCACGTTCTCGTTCCGCCGCTACCACATGGCGGTGGTGGCGGCCTTCACGCTGCTGGGCCTCGTCACGCCGCTGGCGCCGGATGCCGCCACGCTGCTGGTGCTGCGCTGCCTGCAGGGCTTTTCGGGTGGCCTGCTGATTCCCGTGCTGATGGCGGCCGCGCTGCGCTTCTTTCCCGCGCCGGTGCGGCTGTACGGGCTGGCGCTGTATGCGATGACCGCCACGTTCGCGCCGAACGTGGCCACCTGGCTGTCCGCCGCGTGGACCGACGGCGTGATGGACTGGCGCCTGCTGTTCTGGCAAACGGTGCCGATGGCGCTGTTCTCGCTGGCCGCGGTGGGGTGGGGCATTCCGCAGGACCCGGTGCGGCTGGAACGCTTCCGCCAGATCGACCTGCCGGGGCTCGTCACCGGCGTGGCTGGCCTGGTCATGGTGGGCATCGGCCTGTCGCAGGGCGAGCGGCTCGACTGGTTCAACAGCACGCTGGTCTGCTGGCTGTTCGGCGGCGGCGGGGCGCTGCTGGCGATCTTCCTGATCTGCGAATGGTTCCACCCGATGCCGTTCATCAAGCTGCAGCTGCTGCACCGGCGTAACCTGGGGCTCGGCTTCACGGTGTTCGTCGGCATGCTGGTGGTGCTGCTGTCCGGCTCGCTGCTGCCCGCCGATTACCTGGGCCACGCGTGGCACTTCCGCACGCCGCAGATGGCCGTCATCGGGCTGCAGGTCGGGCTGCCGCAGTTCGTCCTCGGCCCGGCCGTCTCCTGGCTGCTGTACAAGAAATGGGTCGACGCACGCCACGTGTTTGCCATCGGCCTGGTGCTGATCGCCGCCGCGTGCTGGGCCGGCTCGCGCATCACGCCCGAATGGATGACAGCCGAATTCGCGCTGGCGCAGGCCCTGCACGCGTTCGGCCAGCCGATGGCCGTGATCGCGCTGCTGTTCCTGGCTACCAGCGTGGTGCAGCCGATGGAGGGGCCGCAGGTGTCCGGCATCGTCAATACGCTGCGCGCATTCGGCACGATGTTCGGCGGCGCGCTGGTCGGCCGCCTGCTGGCCGTGCGCGAAGCCACCCATGCCAACGTGCTGCTCGACGGCGCCGCCAACATGCGCCGCAGCGCCGGCGCAGTGCCGCCCGATGCCCTCGCTGACGTGGCGGACCGCGTTTCGCACCAGGCCTTCGTGCTGTCGATCGCCGACGGTTATCTGGCGCTCGGGATGCTGGCGCTGGCCCTGGTGCCTTTGGTGCTGTCGCTGCAATACATCGCGGCGCCCGTGCTGCCGTCCGCGCCTTCGTCCAAAGTTCCACCGACACCGGCGCCAATCAAATAA
- a CDS encoding CaiB/BaiF CoA transferase family protein has protein sequence MAGLKVLDLSRVLAGPWAGQLLADLGADVVKVERPGSGDDTRAWGPPWLPDAGGVPTGESAYYLSANRNKRSVAIDIATPEGQAVVRQLAGRADVVLENFKVGGLAQYGLDYASLKAVNPRLIYCSITGFGQDGPYAQRAGYDFLIQGMGGLMSLTGRPDGEEGAGPMKTGVALTDVMTGLYASNAVLAALAYRERSGEGQHIDLALLDVQVAVLANQASNYLVGGAIPKRMGNAHPNIVPYQDFATADGYMIVAVGNDGQFRKLCEVLGRPEWGGDERYATNPQRVRHRQELVAAIHAVTVTRATADWVARMEGAGVPCGPINTLDKVFDDPQVQARGLRIEMPHPAAGSVPLVANPIRMSATPVAYDRPPPMLGEHTDEVLAEWLQER, from the coding sequence CTGGCGGGCCTGAAGGTGCTCGACCTGTCGCGCGTGCTGGCCGGGCCGTGGGCGGGACAGCTGCTGGCGGACCTGGGCGCGGACGTCGTCAAGGTCGAACGGCCGGGCAGCGGCGACGACACGCGCGCCTGGGGGCCGCCATGGCTGCCGGACGCCGGCGGCGTGCCGACGGGCGAATCGGCTTACTACCTGAGCGCCAACCGCAACAAGCGCTCGGTGGCGATCGATATCGCCACGCCGGAAGGCCAGGCCGTGGTGCGGCAGCTGGCCGGACGCGCCGACGTGGTGCTGGAGAACTTCAAGGTCGGCGGCCTGGCGCAGTACGGGCTCGATTACGCCAGCCTGAAGGCCGTCAATCCCCGCCTGATCTACTGCTCGATCACCGGTTTCGGGCAGGATGGGCCCTATGCACAGCGCGCCGGCTACGATTTCCTGATCCAGGGCATGGGCGGGCTGATGAGCCTGACCGGCCGGCCCGACGGCGAAGAGGGCGCCGGCCCGATGAAAACCGGCGTTGCGCTGACGGACGTGATGACCGGCCTGTATGCGTCGAACGCCGTGCTGGCGGCGCTGGCGTACCGCGAGCGCAGCGGCGAGGGGCAGCACATCGACCTGGCGCTGCTGGACGTGCAGGTGGCGGTGCTGGCCAACCAGGCATCGAACTACCTGGTCGGTGGCGCGATACCGAAGCGGATGGGCAATGCGCACCCGAACATCGTGCCGTACCAGGATTTCGCCACGGCCGATGGCTACATGATCGTGGCGGTCGGCAACGACGGGCAGTTTCGCAAGCTGTGCGAAGTGCTGGGCAGGCCGGAATGGGGCGGCGACGAGCGCTATGCCACCAATCCGCAGCGCGTGCGGCACCGGCAGGAACTGGTCGCGGCGATCCACGCCGTGACCGTGACCCGTGCCACCGCCGACTGGGTGGCGCGGATGGAGGGCGCCGGCGTGCCGTGCGGTCCCATCAACACCCTCGACAAGGTGTTCGACGACCCGCAGGTGCAGGCGCGCGGCCTGCGCATCGAGATGCCGCATCCCGCCGCCGGCAGCGTGCCGCTGGTCGCCAATCCGATCCGCATGTCGGCCACGCCAGTCGCGTACGACCGGCCGCCGCCGATGCTGGGCGAGCATACCGACGAGGTTCTGGCGGAGTGGCTGCAAGAGCGGTGA
- a CDS encoding HlyD family secretion protein: protein MSLPISAKISIGVLLAALAAGSAWSWSHSEGGGSRQSTDDAYVTADFTLVAPQVAGKVIEVLAEDHQAVRKGQLLARIDDRDYVVAVDIARAELTKAGADLASARAAIAQQGSTIRRAAAAIDAGTATLKYAEANAQRYRDLASDGSASVQDRQQAESQTEAAAANHAADVATLAASKQQLDVLAAQVAQAEAQVARAKAALAAAELNLSYTRVEAPVDGIVGQRAVRVGAYAQVGAAMLAIVPLQHAYIEANFRETQLARMRAGQRVTIAVDMLPGTTLTGHVTSLAPASSVSFSPIAPDNATGNFTKVVQRLPVKIVIDPGQRAAQLLKVGMSVTPTVICGES, encoded by the coding sequence ATGTCCCTTCCCATTTCCGCAAAGATTTCGATCGGCGTGCTGCTCGCGGCCCTTGCCGCAGGCAGTGCCTGGTCCTGGAGCCATAGCGAAGGCGGCGGCAGTCGCCAGAGCACCGACGACGCGTACGTGACCGCCGACTTCACGCTGGTGGCACCGCAGGTCGCCGGCAAGGTGATCGAGGTGCTGGCCGAAGACCACCAGGCCGTGCGCAAGGGCCAGCTGCTGGCACGGATCGACGACCGCGACTACGTCGTGGCCGTCGACATCGCCCGCGCCGAGCTGACGAAAGCCGGCGCCGACCTGGCCAGCGCGCGCGCCGCGATCGCCCAGCAGGGCAGCACGATCAGGCGCGCCGCCGCCGCGATCGATGCCGGCACTGCCACGCTGAAGTACGCCGAGGCCAACGCGCAGCGCTACCGCGACCTGGCGTCGGACGGTTCGGCTTCCGTGCAGGATCGCCAGCAGGCCGAGTCGCAGACCGAGGCCGCCGCCGCGAACCATGCGGCGGACGTGGCCACGCTGGCCGCGTCGAAGCAGCAGCTCGACGTGCTCGCCGCGCAGGTGGCGCAGGCCGAAGCGCAGGTGGCGCGGGCGAAGGCCGCGCTGGCCGCCGCCGAGCTGAACCTGTCGTACACGCGGGTCGAGGCACCGGTGGACGGCATCGTGGGCCAGCGGGCTGTGCGCGTCGGCGCCTATGCGCAGGTGGGGGCCGCCATGCTCGCCATCGTGCCGCTGCAGCATGCGTACATCGAGGCGAACTTCCGCGAAACGCAGCTGGCGAGGATGCGCGCCGGGCAGCGCGTTACAATTGCGGTCGACATGCTGCCGGGTACCACGCTGACCGGCCATGTGACAAGCCTTGCGCCCGCCAGCAGCGTATCGTTCTCGCCGATCGCGCCGGACAACGCCACCGGCAATTTCACGAAGGTCGTGCAGCGCCTGCCGGTCAAGATCGTCATCGATCCGGGCCAGCGCGCCGCGCAGCTGCTGAAGGTGGGCATGTCCGTCACGCCGACGGTGATCTGCGGCGAAAGCTGA